One part of the Tunicatimonas pelagia genome encodes these proteins:
- a CDS encoding alpha-L-rhamnosidase C-terminal domain-containing protein produces MHRSLLVSLFLFLTTHAVLAQYPHQNINQELLSRAWDAQWIAHPKVGLQEYSVQHFRNTFLLDSVANEFVVHVSADNRYQFLVNGQLIGRGPARSDLLHYRFESYNIAEHLQSGENVLAAVVWNFAEDAPVAQHTFRTALIVQGDTETESVVNTNTENWQVYHNQAYSPLTQTDFTVYGYYASGACDRVDGSQHPWGWETLNYSVNSNWKKPRARVVGRPYGFRYGYGDGAVNLYPRNIPMLEEKTERLAEVEQATIAVDDAFLRGNQSLTIPANQQVSILLDHTYLTMGYPEITVSGGVGSEIKITYAEALYDANRQKGNRNKTEGKEIVGFYDIFLPDGGENRAFQPLWVRTFRYLQLDIQTGDGPLTLNDLSHQFTAYPFKQTAFVQADEPMMDSIWDVSWRTARLCALETYMDCPYYEQLQYIGDTRIQALISLYVDGDDRLMRNALFQFANSITDEGITMSRYPSGFPQYIPPYALFWISMLHDYHMHRSDDAFLQQFIPGMTRVLQWYETYVDTNNLLRGMPWWNYVDAIPEFDRGTPPGAQDGHSTFITLQYLYTLQQAIELYRYFEMPDFANHYQKIVDRIQPAVQKSSYDTSRQLYADTPDKDRFSQHTNIFAVLTHTAPEAEWQSLMERVVADTSIAHCYIYFRFYLHRAMQQAGLGDYFFDHQDIWKNMLAEGLTTFAEHDEDTRSDCHAWSASPLYEYLATVCGIMPTAPHFTKVKIAPNLGNLNEIEGEMPHPRGTIRVKLNREGTKGIRAEVELPEGVSGTFYWQDQEVSLQGGKQNIAL; encoded by the coding sequence ATGCACCGAAGCCTACTTGTTTCTCTATTTCTTTTCCTTACTACTCACGCTGTTCTAGCGCAGTATCCCCACCAGAACATTAATCAAGAATTACTTTCACGGGCTTGGGACGCCCAGTGGATTGCCCACCCTAAGGTCGGCTTACAAGAATACAGCGTGCAGCACTTCCGCAATACTTTTTTGCTGGATTCAGTAGCGAACGAGTTCGTAGTACACGTATCGGCGGATAACCGCTACCAATTCTTGGTAAACGGTCAACTGATTGGCCGGGGCCCCGCTCGGAGCGATTTACTTCACTACCGATTTGAGTCGTACAATATTGCGGAACATCTACAATCGGGAGAGAATGTGCTAGCCGCGGTCGTCTGGAATTTTGCCGAAGATGCCCCGGTTGCTCAACATACCTTTCGCACCGCTCTGATTGTACAAGGCGATACCGAAACTGAGTCGGTAGTAAATACTAATACTGAAAACTGGCAAGTGTACCACAACCAAGCATATTCGCCCCTTACCCAAACTGATTTTACTGTTTACGGCTACTACGCCTCTGGCGCCTGCGACCGCGTGGATGGAAGCCAGCACCCCTGGGGCTGGGAAACGCTAAACTACTCCGTTAATAGTAACTGGAAGAAACCTCGGGCTCGGGTGGTAGGTCGCCCCTACGGTTTCCGCTACGGCTACGGCGATGGGGCAGTGAATCTTTACCCCCGTAATATTCCCATGCTGGAAGAAAAGACCGAACGTTTGGCTGAAGTAGAACAGGCTACAATCGCAGTAGATGACGCTTTCTTGCGGGGCAATCAGTCGCTAACAATTCCGGCTAATCAGCAGGTGAGCATTCTGCTGGATCATACCTACCTAACTATGGGCTACCCTGAAATCACGGTTAGTGGCGGAGTAGGGAGCGAGATCAAAATTACTTACGCCGAGGCTTTGTACGATGCAAATCGGCAGAAAGGCAACCGTAATAAAACCGAAGGTAAAGAGATTGTAGGGTTTTACGATATTTTCCTGCCCGATGGTGGTGAAAACCGAGCCTTTCAACCGCTGTGGGTACGCACTTTTCGGTATCTACAATTAGATATCCAAACCGGAGACGGGCCGTTGACGCTGAATGATCTTTCTCACCAGTTCACGGCCTACCCTTTTAAACAGACCGCCTTCGTTCAAGCTGATGAGCCGATGATGGATAGTATTTGGGATGTGAGCTGGCGTACCGCTCGCTTGTGCGCCTTAGAGACTTACATGGACTGCCCCTATTACGAACAGTTGCAATACATTGGCGATACCCGTATTCAAGCACTGATTTCACTCTACGTGGATGGCGATGACCGACTGATGCGTAATGCGTTGTTTCAATTTGCTAACTCTATTACTGATGAAGGCATTACCATGAGCCGCTACCCTTCCGGCTTTCCGCAGTATATTCCGCCCTACGCGCTGTTTTGGATTAGTATGCTGCACGACTACCATATGCACCGCAGCGACGATGCCTTTCTTCAGCAGTTTATTCCGGGGATGACCCGAGTATTGCAATGGTACGAAACCTACGTGGACACGAATAATCTGCTACGAGGAATGCCTTGGTGGAATTACGTAGATGCCATTCCTGAATTTGATCGAGGCACCCCGCCTGGAGCGCAAGACGGACATTCTACCTTCATCACCTTACAGTACCTCTACACTCTTCAGCAAGCTATTGAACTATATCGCTACTTTGAGATGCCAGACTTTGCCAATCATTATCAGAAAATAGTAGATCGTATTCAGCCCGCAGTGCAGAAAAGCAGCTACGATACCTCCCGCCAGTTGTACGCCGATACTCCTGATAAAGACCGATTTAGCCAGCATACCAACATTTTTGCGGTGCTTACCCATACGGCTCCCGAAGCGGAATGGCAGTCACTAATGGAGCGGGTTGTTGCTGACACGTCTATTGCCCACTGTTATATTTACTTTCGGTTTTATCTGCACCGAGCCATGCAGCAAGCGGGTTTGGGCGATTACTTCTTCGATCATCAGGATATTTGGAAGAATATGCTAGCCGAAGGACTTACTACCTTTGCCGAACATGACGAAGACACCCGCTCCGACTGCCATGCTTGGAGTGCCAGCCCACTCTACGAGTACTTAGCTACGGTATGTGGTATTATGCCTACTGCCCCTCATTTTACCAAAGTAAAGATTGCTCCTAACTTAGGTAATCTGAATGAGATAGAAGGAGAGATGCCTCATCCACGGGGCACAATTCGTGTTAAGCTAAACCGAGAAGGAACAAAGGGGATTCGGGCGGAGGTTGAGTTGCCCGAAGGGGTATCCGGTACATTCTACTGGCAAGATCAAGAAGTTAGCTTGCAAGGGGGAAAGCAAAACATCGCACTGTAG
- a CDS encoding amidohydrolase, whose protein sequence is MLRTLPCLLLSVLLFNLSCQQQNPADLVIHNGVIYTVNDAQPQAEAVAVVGSKIAFVGSAAEVKNWIGEETKVLDLEGKTMTPGFIEGHAHFLGVGENKMSLDLLAVRSFEEVAAMVAEAAEKARPGVWITGRGWHQDKWDSLPGEMIQGFPTHDLLSEAAPDNPVYLRHASGHAAIANQKAMDLAGIANIKQEGAQIGQVAGGEVFRDELGNPTGVFNENAMGLVTQHIPTRTLEGYIRAAELAMEECLMHGITSFHDAGITQDVVQLYKQLAEEGKLKVRLYAMLSGRDSTLLKQYYESGPEIGLGNNFLTIRSIKLYTDGALGSRGAWLLEEYADMPGQFGHETTPVPVIGKIANQGLQYGFQVCSHAIGDRANREVLDQYEAAIEQFPEKAKDHRYRIEHAQHISAVDIPRFGELGVIPAMQAVHMASDRPWAIERLGKERIEEGAYVWRKLTDSGAIIVNGTDAPVEPIAPLASFYASVARKTLKCEPEGGYEPGQRMSREEALKTYTWNAAYGAFEEDIKGSIEVGKLADFAVFSQDIMQVPEDEILTTEVDYTIVDGKVAYARE, encoded by the coding sequence ATGCTACGAACCTTACCTTGCCTTCTCTTATCAGTTCTATTATTTAATTTAAGTTGCCAGCAGCAAAATCCGGCTGATCTGGTCATCCACAACGGAGTGATTTACACCGTGAACGATGCCCAACCCCAGGCTGAGGCTGTTGCCGTAGTGGGCAGCAAAATTGCTTTTGTTGGTAGCGCAGCCGAAGTGAAAAATTGGATCGGTGAGGAAACCAAAGTATTAGATCTTGAGGGAAAGACAATGACTCCCGGCTTTATTGAAGGGCACGCCCACTTTCTGGGCGTAGGTGAAAATAAGATGAGCCTAGACTTATTAGCTGTCCGTAGTTTTGAAGAAGTAGCCGCTATGGTAGCCGAAGCCGCCGAGAAGGCGCGTCCAGGAGTGTGGATTACCGGACGGGGGTGGCATCAGGATAAATGGGACTCGTTGCCCGGCGAAATGATTCAGGGTTTCCCCACCCATGATTTGTTAAGTGAGGCCGCCCCGGATAATCCGGTGTACCTACGCCACGCCAGCGGTCACGCCGCTATTGCTAACCAGAAAGCAATGGATTTGGCCGGAATAGCGAATATTAAACAAGAGGGAGCCCAGATTGGTCAAGTAGCCGGAGGCGAAGTATTCCGCGATGAGCTGGGAAATCCTACCGGCGTATTCAACGAAAACGCGATGGGATTGGTCACCCAACACATTCCGACCCGTACCCTGGAAGGTTATATACGAGCGGCTGAGCTGGCGATGGAGGAATGCTTGATGCACGGTATCACCAGTTTTCACGATGCCGGTATTACCCAAGATGTGGTTCAGTTATACAAACAATTAGCGGAAGAAGGTAAGCTAAAAGTCCGCCTTTACGCAATGCTCAGTGGGCGCGATAGCACGCTGTTGAAACAGTATTATGAGTCGGGGCCGGAGATCGGGTTAGGTAATAACTTTCTGACCATTCGTAGTATTAAACTGTACACTGACGGTGCCCTTGGTTCGCGGGGGGCATGGCTATTAGAAGAATACGCCGATATGCCCGGGCAGTTTGGCCACGAAACTACTCCAGTTCCTGTAATTGGCAAAATTGCCAATCAGGGATTACAATACGGCTTTCAGGTATGCTCCCATGCTATTGGCGACCGGGCCAACCGCGAGGTGCTTGACCAGTACGAAGCTGCCATCGAACAGTTTCCCGAAAAAGCGAAAGATCATCGTTACCGTATTGAGCACGCCCAACACATCAGTGCTGTCGATATTCCCCGCTTTGGTGAATTAGGAGTAATTCCCGCCATGCAAGCCGTGCATATGGCTTCGGACCGCCCGTGGGCGATTGAACGGCTGGGAAAAGAGCGGATTGAAGAAGGTGCTTATGTCTGGCGCAAACTAACTGACTCGGGAGCTATTATCGTGAATGGTACCGATGCGCCGGTAGAACCGATTGCTCCGTTGGCAAGCTTCTACGCTTCGGTAGCCCGTAAAACGCTAAAATGCGAACCCGAAGGCGGCTACGAACCCGGCCAACGTATGAGTCGGGAGGAAGCCCTTAAAACTTATACTTGGAATGCTGCCTACGGGGCGTTTGAAGAAGACATAAAAGGTTCGATTGAAGTGGGCAAATTGGCCGATTTTGCGGTTTTCTCTCAAGACATTATGCAAGTACCCGAAGATGAGATTCTAACTACGGAAGTAGATTATACGATTGTGGATGGAAAGGTGGCTTACGCAAGGGAATAA
- a CDS encoding erythromycin esterase family protein — MTRHLSFHPCYCLYLLIVVLFSCRADDEVKLDPEVVSLLSSLEQEIVSLDNNPLVWGDDDLTFLDAVADKPIIGLGESTHGTAEFFNAKRRIFRYLVENHDYKVFAFEADFGESLFLEEAVQQGLKSQIRSLMSEKMHFWTWRTREVRNLLEWMSEYNVGKSEEDKVHYMGVDCQFNTYHPQLLNQYLQAADASFLELSGEVLSKVKADSEDRFEGYSSEDFTIYLGQIDALQDSMITHQDALIAATSEKEFELNLRLLRLTRQVSEVRYYRSIEDYSVNYRDKYMAENTAWMLDYFEGDKVVLWAHNAHIANDPNYGSGSIGHYLLQELPNDYSTVGFMFAQGSFTAVGFEGNQSTGLKEHTISEQPQEESLIEVFHNTNSSAFAVRMSDLQKYTEWNDFFNEGTRYLSIGSGFNDQPEDYYRSFHPSLYDQIIYFDNTTASQLF; from the coding sequence ATGACACGCCACCTATCATTTCACCCTTGCTATTGTCTTTATCTACTTATTGTTGTCCTTTTCTCCTGCCGAGCCGATGACGAAGTTAAGCTTGACCCGGAAGTAGTTTCTTTATTATCCTCGCTCGAGCAAGAAATAGTATCTTTAGACAATAATCCACTGGTTTGGGGCGATGATGATCTTACTTTTCTTGATGCGGTTGCCGATAAGCCTATCATCGGTTTAGGGGAATCCACCCACGGAACCGCGGAGTTCTTCAATGCCAAGCGTCGTATATTCCGATACTTGGTGGAGAATCACGATTACAAAGTATTTGCCTTTGAAGCCGATTTTGGCGAATCATTATTTTTGGAGGAAGCGGTTCAACAGGGACTAAAGAGTCAGATTCGGTCGCTCATGTCCGAGAAAATGCACTTTTGGACATGGCGCACCCGGGAAGTTCGCAACCTGTTGGAATGGATGAGTGAATATAATGTCGGAAAATCAGAAGAAGATAAAGTACACTATATGGGGGTAGACTGTCAGTTTAACACCTACCACCCTCAACTGCTCAATCAGTATTTACAGGCTGCTGACGCTTCCTTTTTGGAGCTTTCGGGTGAAGTACTTTCAAAAGTAAAAGCTGATTCTGAAGACAGATTTGAAGGGTATTCTTCCGAAGATTTTACTATCTACCTTGGCCAGATTGATGCGCTGCAAGATTCAATGATTACTCATCAGGATGCTCTTATTGCAGCAACCTCCGAAAAAGAATTTGAGCTTAATTTGAGGCTACTAAGATTAACCCGACAAGTCTCAGAGGTAAGGTACTACCGAAGTATTGAAGACTATTCAGTGAATTACCGAGATAAGTACATGGCCGAAAATACCGCCTGGATGCTAGATTATTTCGAGGGTGATAAAGTGGTTCTGTGGGCACACAATGCTCATATTGCCAATGATCCAAACTACGGATCGGGATCAATTGGGCACTACTTATTACAAGAGCTTCCTAATGATTACTCGACGGTTGGGTTTATGTTTGCCCAAGGTAGTTTCACTGCAGTAGGTTTTGAGGGTAATCAATCTACCGGTTTGAAAGAACATACTATTAGTGAACAGCCTCAAGAGGAATCACTAATTGAAGTATTCCACAACACCAATAGTTCAGCATTTGCTGTACGTATGAGTGACTTGCAGAAATATACTGAATGGAATGATTTCTTTAACGAGGGTACGCGGTACTTATCAATAGGGTCAGGATTCAACGATCAACCAGAAGATTATTACCGTAGCTTTCATCCTAGTTTATACGATCAGATTATTTACTTTGATAATACTACTGCTTCTCAGCTATTTTAG
- a CDS encoding DUF2306 domain-containing protein, translating into MPRNLKTTAWRLICISSLTVSLYPLYYLLANQPVGLLMHKSGELLVSTTWNIAFYSHICLGGVALAVGWMQFVKSLRQLHPSAHGTVGIVYAVAVLISGLSGIYIAQSANGGLISGLGFATLGIAWLATTGAGCYYIIRGKVVQHRAMMTYSYALCLAAVTLRILLPLLIILFGEFVTAYRVVAWLCWLPNLGIAYLIQDRSHPKESYPIIIYQTKNSI; encoded by the coding sequence ATGCCCCGTAACCTAAAAACTACTGCCTGGCGACTGATTTGTATCTCCAGTCTCACTGTTTCGCTCTACCCGTTGTATTATCTGTTGGCTAATCAGCCGGTAGGTCTACTAATGCATAAGTCGGGTGAGCTGCTGGTGAGCACAACGTGGAACATTGCATTTTACAGCCATATTTGCCTGGGTGGGGTAGCTTTGGCGGTAGGCTGGATGCAATTTGTTAAAAGCCTGCGTCAGTTGCATCCGTCAGCACATGGCACTGTAGGTATCGTATACGCGGTAGCTGTCTTGATTAGCGGACTGAGCGGCATATACATTGCCCAATCGGCTAACGGTGGCCTAATCAGTGGATTGGGGTTTGCTACGCTGGGCATTGCCTGGCTAGCTACTACCGGAGCGGGCTGCTACTACATTATTCGGGGTAAAGTGGTTCAGCATCGGGCAATGATGACCTACAGCTACGCACTCTGTCTGGCTGCGGTTACGCTTAGAATCTTACTACCACTACTTATAATACTTTTTGGCGAGTTTGTTACTGCCTACCGGGTGGTGGCGTGGTTGTGTTGGCTACCCAATCTGGGGATTGCGTACTTGATACAAGATCGATCGCACCCCAAAGAATCATATCCAATAATTATTTACCAGACGAAAAATTCAATTTAA
- a CDS encoding sensor histidine kinase — translation MKYFFSSERNVRLVGVPLVALISMAVYYDGQANDLTNISIRFLVSLAFTFSLWEGNRAIIMGLRRVYPHSEQTARRLFIEVIGCVVFTVVATFAIDALFGLVGHTVCETGEHWFMVFSNLIPTAIVVSIYEGAYFFSEWVKNLKQAETLAKENIRSQFEVLKSQLDPHFLFNSMNTLAALIEPDNTDAQKYLEQLSDVYRYVLLSRQKETVSLAEELEFVQSYIFLNKTRYRNNLIVENDIPEESLKRQVAPLSLQILVENALKHNVISKDKPLTLRITVDRYGYVVVENNVQKKNILEMEKSTKTGLQNIINRYALLTPSPVEINQSAELFSVRIPLIAS, via the coding sequence ATGAAATATTTCTTTTCCAGTGAGCGTAACGTACGTCTGGTTGGAGTACCTCTCGTCGCACTCATCTCTATGGCCGTGTACTATGATGGTCAAGCCAATGACTTGACTAATATTAGCATACGTTTTTTGGTTTCTCTCGCTTTCACGTTTTCGCTTTGGGAGGGTAACCGAGCCATTATTATGGGACTGCGCCGGGTATATCCGCACAGTGAGCAAACAGCCCGACGACTGTTCATTGAAGTAATTGGTTGTGTGGTATTTACCGTAGTGGCTACTTTTGCCATAGATGCATTGTTTGGTTTGGTAGGCCATACCGTTTGCGAAACGGGTGAACACTGGTTTATGGTGTTTTCCAATCTCATTCCTACGGCTATTGTGGTTTCTATTTATGAGGGTGCCTACTTCTTCAGCGAGTGGGTCAAAAACCTTAAGCAAGCTGAGACACTAGCCAAAGAAAACATCCGCTCCCAATTTGAAGTATTAAAGAGTCAACTCGACCCTCACTTTCTGTTCAACAGCATGAACACCCTGGCCGCGCTGATTGAGCCAGATAATACGGATGCCCAAAAGTACCTGGAGCAGCTTTCGGATGTGTACCGCTATGTACTGTTGAGCCGTCAGAAAGAAACGGTTTCGCTCGCGGAAGAACTGGAGTTTGTGCAGTCCTATATTTTTCTGAATAAAACCCGTTACCGCAATAACCTGATCGTAGAAAATGATATTCCAGAAGAAAGCCTGAAACGACAAGTAGCCCCCCTGAGCTTGCAGATTCTGGTAGAAAATGCGCTTAAGCACAACGTAATCTCTAAAGACAAACCGCTAACGCTGCGAATTACAGTAGATCGATATGGCTACGTAGTGGTAGAGAATAACGTACAGAAGAAGAACATCCTGGAGATGGAGAAATCTACTAAGACGGGCTTGCAAAACATTATTAACCGTTACGCGCTGCTCACTCCCAGTCCGGTAGAAATCAATCAATCGGCTGAGTTATTTTCGGTACGCATTCCGTTGATTGCCTCATGA
- a CDS encoding LytR/AlgR family response regulator transcription factor — translation MNLLIVEDEYPAVERLQQLLGRLDEPVEVVDVLDSVETAIRWFTEHPAPDLILSDIQLSDGLSFEIYEKLVVKSPIIFTTSYDEYAIQAFKVKSIDYLLKPIKFEELEKAIAKYKQFKSEFSEEENASKIERLLDNLQHTGRRHKKRFLVKKGEQLVPISDDEIAYFYTENELVFLFTPEGKKYVVDYTLEQLDELVDTEKFFRINRQYLVHLEAIQQIHTYFNSRLKLNLQPDPTDEVIVSKGKTKAFKQWLEG, via the coding sequence ATGAATTTATTAATCGTCGAAGACGAATATCCGGCAGTCGAGCGCTTGCAGCAATTGCTAGGTCGTCTCGACGAACCTGTTGAAGTTGTAGATGTGCTGGATAGTGTAGAAACGGCTATCCGCTGGTTTACCGAACATCCCGCCCCGGATTTAATTCTATCCGATATTCAATTATCCGATGGGCTGAGTTTTGAAATTTATGAGAAACTAGTGGTTAAAAGCCCCATTATCTTCACGACTTCTTACGATGAATATGCCATTCAGGCATTTAAAGTAAAAAGTATCGACTATCTGCTGAAGCCTATTAAGTTTGAGGAATTAGAAAAAGCTATCGCTAAGTATAAACAATTTAAAAGTGAATTTTCAGAAGAAGAAAACGCTAGTAAGATTGAGCGATTGCTAGATAATTTGCAGCATACCGGTCGTCGCCACAAAAAACGTTTTCTAGTAAAAAAAGGCGAGCAGTTAGTTCCCATTTCTGATGATGAAATTGCTTACTTCTACACCGAAAACGAGCTAGTCTTTCTGTTTACCCCCGAAGGAAAAAAGTATGTAGTAGACTACACCCTCGAGCAATTGGATGAATTGGTAGACACCGAAAAATTCTTCCGCATTAATCGGCAGTACCTGGTGCATCTGGAAGCCATTCAACAAATTCATACCTACTTCAACAGCCGTCTCAAACTAAACCTCCAACCCGATCCTACTGATGAAGTGATTGTCAGCAAGGGAAAAACCAAGGCTTTTAAGCAGTGGTTAGAGGGGTGA
- a CDS encoding YebC/PmpR family DNA-binding transcriptional regulator: MGRAFEYRRAAKEKRWDKMSKIFPKLARSITIAAKEGGTDPDMNAKLRTAIQNAKAQNMPKDNIEAAIKRAEGKDGDDYVEVLYEGKGPHGVLVVVECATDNSTRTVANVKSYFNKAGGSLVPTGSLDYMFNRKAVFELVSPDNFDQEELELELIDAGLEEIEENEDKVYIYGDYTNFGSLSQALEEKQIEVEKSTLQRFPTTPVEFSEEQLEEIEKMLDKLEDDDDVQAVYTNIE, encoded by the coding sequence ATGGGAAGAGCCTTTGAATACCGCCGGGCGGCGAAAGAAAAACGTTGGGATAAGATGTCTAAAATCTTTCCCAAACTTGCCCGATCTATCACCATTGCCGCTAAAGAGGGCGGAACCGACCCCGACATGAATGCTAAATTGCGTACGGCTATCCAGAATGCCAAGGCACAGAATATGCCTAAAGATAATATTGAGGCGGCTATTAAACGGGCAGAGGGCAAAGATGGGGATGACTACGTGGAAGTACTGTACGAAGGCAAAGGCCCCCACGGAGTATTAGTTGTCGTAGAATGTGCGACTGATAATTCTACCCGCACGGTTGCTAACGTAAAATCCTACTTCAACAAAGCCGGAGGCTCGCTGGTACCGACGGGCTCGCTAGACTATATGTTTAACCGTAAAGCCGTGTTCGAACTGGTTTCCCCCGATAATTTTGACCAAGAAGAATTGGAGCTGGAACTAATTGATGCCGGACTGGAAGAAATTGAGGAAAATGAAGATAAGGTCTACATCTACGGCGACTACACCAACTTCGGTTCACTCTCCCAGGCACTGGAAGAAAAACAGATTGAGGTAGAAAAGTCTACCCTTCAGCGTTTTCCTACCACCCCAGTAGAATTTAGTGAGGAACAACTCGAAGAGATTGAAAAAATGCTCGATAAACTGGAAGACGACGACGACGTGCAGGCGGTGTATACCAATATTGAATAA
- a CDS encoding outer membrane protein assembly factor BamB family protein: MRTNLLFLTLAIISFLLACSEADESVNPTLVTSLLGEADPSLNEFLLVAVGEEVYTLDPNTGISRRILFFDDFNDIESLPEYHNGVLYCVTQDNGLTAFNVETNEVLWQTGIPDYYFSSISKMSPIYANNTIYVAGLRGIMTATDATTGRIRWEYTFQIEPDDPFDNMYGRVSLHDNALVHGTSGSIDDNYLHKIDATNGSRIWRVPLAEEGLTGSTAIADDIIYVPTENFEARNFATGELLWQQLLNDFDGASTPVVAGDKVLFQGGSGSVESSLYCLDRRSGEVLWTVDTGLGDAAQISPAVAGNVVFGVYERGTIVAVGGINGRPFAVSLETGELLWENDRISVDTSPVYANGRLYFDGQNFDIDDFDSSVGIICLDAATGEFLWVNTDSQFNRPFPPIVVAQNGVFKRGGW, from the coding sequence ATGCGTACCAATTTACTTTTCCTAACACTGGCGATCATCAGTTTTCTACTAGCCTGCTCTGAGGCTGACGAAAGCGTAAACCCTACCCTCGTAACTTCTTTACTGGGCGAGGCTGACCCTTCGCTCAATGAGTTTCTACTGGTGGCTGTAGGTGAAGAGGTTTATACCCTAGATCCTAATACTGGAATTAGTCGTCGGATATTGTTTTTTGATGACTTCAATGATATTGAAAGCCTGCCGGAGTACCACAACGGAGTGCTGTACTGTGTGACTCAAGACAATGGGTTGACTGCGTTCAATGTGGAAACTAATGAAGTGCTGTGGCAAACGGGTATTCCCGATTATTACTTCAGTAGTATCAGTAAAATGTCGCCAATTTACGCTAACAACACTATTTACGTGGCTGGCTTGCGGGGCATTATGACCGCTACCGACGCTACTACCGGACGTATCCGCTGGGAGTATACTTTTCAGATTGAACCTGATGATCCGTTTGATAATATGTACGGAAGAGTGTCTTTGCACGATAACGCCTTGGTACACGGTACTTCCGGATCTATAGATGATAATTACCTGCACAAAATTGATGCTACTAATGGAAGCCGAATTTGGCGGGTGCCTCTCGCCGAAGAGGGTTTAACTGGCAGCACCGCTATTGCTGATGATATTATTTATGTGCCTACTGAGAACTTTGAAGCCCGTAATTTTGCCACGGGTGAATTGCTTTGGCAACAGCTACTCAATGATTTTGATGGAGCTAGTACTCCGGTAGTTGCGGGCGATAAGGTATTATTTCAGGGTGGCTCGGGTTCAGTAGAATCAAGCTTATATTGTTTAGACCGTCGTAGTGGAGAAGTATTGTGGACAGTAGATACCGGACTAGGTGATGCTGCTCAAATCAGCCCGGCGGTAGCGGGTAATGTAGTGTTTGGAGTGTATGAGCGGGGTACCATTGTAGCGGTTGGTGGTATTAACGGTCGCCCGTTTGCAGTATCATTGGAAACGGGGGAGTTACTTTGGGAAAATGACCGTATAAGCGTTGACACTTCTCCGGTGTACGCCAACGGGAGGTTATATTTTGATGGGCAAAATTTCGATATTGATGACTTTGATAGCTCGGTGGGGATCATTTGCTTAGATGCTGCTACTGGGGAGTTTTTGTGGGTAAATACTGATTCTCAGTTTAACAGACCATTTCCTCCCATTGTCGTAGCTCAAAATGGTGTATTTAAGCGGGGTGGATGGTAG
- a CDS encoding class I SAM-dependent methyltransferase produces the protein MSSSRQSNRHHSEDHLGEAREYWWNDDYLALIAQRLNTQSYQNVADIGCGYGSMTFRLAPYFAKSAHLIGIDFEEAYVKKARQKAKRIQKSLRSRFTFQVGNADEIPLEDGQMDFTFCQTLLIHVPEPVNVIKEMRRITRPGGWVVAFEPNNLASHLMFDCYADTEYDVPQMLEMMEVRLRCEQGKRRLEEGFNSLGGAIPDLFKQAGLRDIQVWMSDKTLPLIPPYNSREERVRAAQLVDWLENEEGGLGYQETLHYFRAGGGKKHVFERYWQRVLAYKTKLLTQLKSQTYFSSGGQVMYIVAGKV, from the coding sequence TTGAGCAGTAGTCGTCAGTCCAATCGGCACCATTCGGAAGATCATTTAGGGGAAGCTCGGGAGTACTGGTGGAATGACGACTACTTAGCTTTAATTGCCCAACGGTTAAACACCCAATCTTATCAAAACGTAGCCGATATTGGCTGCGGCTACGGAAGTATGACCTTCCGCCTAGCTCCCTACTTTGCTAAATCTGCCCACCTCATTGGAATTGATTTTGAAGAGGCTTACGTCAAAAAGGCTCGTCAGAAAGCCAAGCGCATTCAGAAATCTCTCCGTAGTCGTTTTACTTTTCAAGTAGGCAATGCTGACGAAATCCCGTTGGAAGATGGACAGATGGATTTCACCTTTTGTCAGACACTGCTCATTCATGTTCCTGAGCCAGTTAATGTAATTAAGGAGATGAGGCGAATCACGCGCCCCGGCGGGTGGGTAGTGGCCTTTGAGCCTAACAATCTAGCCTCACACCTCATGTTCGACTGCTACGCTGACACTGAGTACGATGTGCCTCAAATGCTGGAAATGATGGAAGTACGCCTACGCTGCGAGCAAGGTAAACGTAGGTTAGAGGAAGGCTTCAATTCGCTGGGAGGTGCTATTCCTGACCTTTTCAAACAAGCTGGCCTTCGTGATATCCAAGTATGGATGTCGGATAAAACCCTGCCGCTAATTCCCCCTTACAATAGCCGGGAAGAACGGGTTCGCGCTGCCCAGTTAGTAGATTGGTTGGAAAATGAAGAAGGTGGATTGGGCTACCAAGAAACGTTGCACTACTTCCGTGCCGGAGGGGGTAAGAAACACGTGTTTGAGCGCTACTGGCAACGCGTGTTAGCGTATAAAACCAAACTGCTTACTCAACTAAAATCCCAAACCTACTTCTCATCTGGGGGGCAAGTCATGTACATTGTAGCTGGGAAAGTATAA